A part of Candidatus Omnitrophota bacterium genomic DNA contains:
- the thiC gene encoding phosphomethylpyrimidine synthase ThiC yields the protein MTLIESAKKGMITEKMRLVAKYENAAPEYIKNGIADGSIVIPSNKSRKIEKYCAVGMGLRTKVNANIGSSAGCEDIDLEIKKLNVAVAAGADTVMDLSTGENLKKIRSLILKKSDVPVGTVPIYEMAVEKISKGSDIADISKNDMLKCLENQAKEGVDFFTIHSGVTKEALNTMREDGRILDIVSRGGAIIAQWIAKTGEENPFYEYFDDILEIAHEYDVTLSLGDGMRPGCINDATDRAQITELITLGKLARKSKKRGVQVMIEGPGHVPMHQIKRNVEMEKSLCDNAPFYVLGPIVTDIAPGYDHITSAIGGAMAAYFGADFLCYVTPSEHLRLPTLDDVKEGVIASKIAAHAADLAKGVRGAIEMDNTISLARKKRDWKKQIECSLDPKRAKEYRRSSAPITSDVCTMCNKYCSIKLFEEAVSSGKKN from the coding sequence ACTCATAGAGTCCGCAAAGAAGGGCATGATAACAGAAAAGATGCGGCTTGTCGCAAAATATGAAAATGCCGCTCCGGAATATATTAAAAACGGCATAGCAGACGGTTCTATCGTAATACCGTCCAATAAGTCCAGAAAAATAGAAAAGTATTGTGCCGTAGGCATGGGGCTCAGGACAAAAGTCAACGCCAATATAGGAAGTTCGGCCGGCTGTGAAGACATAGATCTCGAGATTAAAAAACTTAACGTAGCGGTAGCCGCCGGCGCTGACACGGTCATGGACTTATCTACGGGTGAAAACCTGAAAAAGATACGAAGCCTCATATTAAAAAAATCCGATGTGCCGGTAGGGACCGTTCCTATTTATGAGATGGCCGTGGAAAAGATATCCAAAGGCAGCGATATAGCGGATATTTCAAAAAATGATATGCTTAAATGTCTGGAAAACCAGGCCAAAGAAGGCGTAGATTTCTTTACCATCCATTCGGGCGTAACAAAAGAAGCGCTCAATACAATGAGAGAAGACGGCCGCATTCTGGACATAGTAAGCCGAGGCGGCGCTATTATAGCGCAGTGGATAGCCAAAACCGGCGAAGAAAACCCTTTTTATGAATATTTTGACGATATACTGGAAATCGCGCATGAGTATGACGTGACCCTGAGCCTGGGGGATGGGATGAGGCCCGGATGCATAAACGATGCCACCGATAGAGCGCAGATAACAGAGCTGATCACGCTGGGAAAGTTGGCGCGAAAAAGTAAAAAACGAGGCGTGCAGGTTATGATAGAAGGCCCGGGTCACGTTCCGATGCACCAGATAAAAAGGAATGTAGAAATGGAAAAGTCTTTATGCGACAACGCGCCATTTTACGTCTTGGGGCCGATCGTCACCGACATAGCTCCCGGCTATGACCACATAACCAGCGCAATAGGCGGAGCAATGGCTGCCTATTTCGGCGCTGACTTTCTCTGTTATGTCACGCCGTCCGAACACCTTAGACTACCGACTCTGGATGACGTAAAAGAGGGGGTAATAGCATCTAAAATAGCCGCGCACGCAGCCGACTTAGCCAAAGGGGTAAGAGGGGCTATTGAAATGGATAACACTATTTCACTGGCGCGCAAAAAGAGGGATTGGAAGAAGCAGATAGAATGCTCCCTTGACCCTAAAAGGGCAAAAGAATACAGGCGCTCATCCGCCCCGATCACGAGCGATGTCTGCACAATGTGCAACAAGTACTGTTCCATAAAACTGTTCGAAGAAGCCGTATCTTCGGGAAAGAAGAATTAA